The Brassica napus cultivar Da-Ae chromosome C7, Da-Ae, whole genome shotgun sequence genome has a segment encoding these proteins:
- the LOC106410940 gene encoding COBRA-like protein 2 — protein sequence MGIRFSTISLLFLCLFSWTSFPTTEAYDALDPTGNITIKWDIISWTADGYVAVVSIFNFQQYRHIQAPGWQLGWSWYKKEVIWSMVGAQATEQGDCSKFKGNIPHCCKKTPTVVDLLPGTPYNQQISNCCRGGVISSWAQDPATAVSSFQISVGQSGTTNTTVRAPRNVTLKAPGPGYTCGPAKVVPPTKFISNDKRRKTQAMLTWNMTCTYSQFLAQKTPTCCVSLSAFYNKTIVPCPTCSCGCQNGTCVDPKIASVVPALSGKNNLQQLLQCTQHMCPIRVHWHVKTNYKEYWRVKVTITNFNYNMNYSQWNLVVQHPNFDNITQLFSFNYKPLSPYSGINDTAMLWGIKFYNDFLSQAGPIGNVQSELLFQKDPSTFTFEKGWAFPRRIYFNGDNCVMPPPDSYPWLPNAASNFATSTFIVLLITFFSVLILM from the exons ATGGGCATTCGCTTCTCCACAATCTCGCTTTTGTTTCTGTGTCTCTTTTCTTGGACCAGCTTCCCCACCACAG AAGCTTATGATGCACTTGATCCAACTGGAAACATCACCATAAAATGGGATATCATTAGCTGGACTGCTGATGGCTATGTg GCTGTTGTATCAATCTTCAATTTTCAACAATACCGTCACATCCAGGCCCCGGGTTGGCAACTAGGATGGAGTTGGTATAAGAAGGAAGTGATATGGAGTATGGTTGGTGCACAAGCCACAGAGCAAGGAGATTGTTCTAAGTTCAAAGGCAACATTCCTCATTGCTGCAAGAAAACCCCCACCGTCGTTGACTTGTTGCCGGGAACTCCCTACAACCAACAGATATCAAACTGTTGTAGAGGCGGTGTGATTAGCTCCTGGGCACAAGACCCCGCAACAGCTGTTTCTTCGTTTCAGATTAGTGTTGGCCAATCTGGAACTACTAATACGACCGTTAGAGCTCCTAGGAACGTTACGTTGAAGGCACCAGGTCCTGGTTACACCTGCGGGCCTGCCAAAGTCGTTCCCCCGACCAAATTCATTTCTAATGATAAACGAAGAAAGACTCAGGCTATGT TGACATGGAACATGACGTGCACATATTCACAGTTCCTAGCTCAGAAAACTCCCACTTGTTGTGTCTCACTCTCAGCTTTCTACAATAAGACTATCGTACCATGCCCAACATGTTCTTGTGGATGTCAAAATGGTACATGTGTCGA cCCGAAAATAGCTTCGGTGGTACCCGCTCTTTCAGGGAAGAACAACCTCCAGCAGCTGTTGCAATGTACGCAGCATATGTGTCCCATCAGAGTTCATTGGCATGTGAAAACTAACTACAAAGAGTACTGGCGTGTGAAGGTCACAATCACAAACTTCAACTACAATATGAATTACTCGCAGTGGAATTTGGTTGTTCAGCATCCCAACTTCGACAATATCACTCAGCTTTTCAGCTTTAACTACAAACCTCTTAGTCCTTACTCTGGCATAA ATGACACGGCCATGCTCTGGGGGATCAAGTTCTACAACGATTTTTTGAGCCAAGCGGGTCCAATAGGCAACGTACAGTCGGAACTGCTCTTCCAGAAGGACCCGTCAACGTTCACGTTCGAAAAAGGATGGGCGTTTCCAAGACGCATTTACTTCAACGGCGATAACTGCGTTATGCCACCTCCAGACTCATATCCATGGCTTCCTAACGCTGCTTCAAACTTTGCAACTTCCACATTCATTGTACTTCTCATTactttcttctctgttttgattCTTATGTAA
- the LOC106408208 gene encoding glutathione S-transferase T3-like, with the protein MDSNPYRNLNFVDLLQSQQDSSGFESSALPAFGSQATEGCNFEESSPAERKERRSWSPTDDVVLISAWLNTSKDPVVGNEQRSVAFWKRIAAYFNTSPKLVGCETRESSQCKQRWHKINDLVCKFCGAFEAATRERSSGQNENDVLKLVHEIFFSNHKKKFILEHAWKELRNDQKWSELSTAKNDGSSKKRKVDDASQSESSQAIETDDERTNRPRGVKASKANGKKAMVDGKDFAKFQTMWTIKKQDLEIKERLSKMKLLDSLLGKQEPLQDYEEALKKKLITELMSN; encoded by the coding sequence ATGGATTCCAATCCATATaggaatttaaattttgttgacCTTCTTCAAAGTCAACAAGATAGTTCCGGTTTTGAATCCTCTGCTCTTCCAGCATTCGGCAGTCAAGCTACTGAAGGATGCAACTTCGAAGAGAGCAGTCCTGCAGAGCGTAAAGAAAGAAGGAGTTGGAGTCCAACAGATGATGTCGTGCTCATCAGCGCATGGCTGAACACGAGCAAAGATCCCGTTGTTGGGAATGAGCAGAGGTCAGTTGCATTCTGGAAAAGAATCGCAGCTTACTTCAACACCAGTCCCAAGCTTGTTGGATGTGAAACGAGGGAGTCGTCTCAGTGCAAGCAAAGATGGCACAAGATCAATGACCTGGTCTGCAAGTTTTGTGGAGCGTTTGAGGCTGCAACCAGGGAGAGAAGTAGTGggcaaaatgagaatgatgttcTCAAACTTGTCCACGAAATCTTCTTTAGCAACCACAAAAAGAAGTTCATCTTAGAGCATGCCTGGAAGGAATTGCGTAATGACCAGAAGTGGTCTGAGCTATCTACTGCAAAAAATGATGGAAGTTCGAAGAAGAGGAAGGTTGATGACGCTTCACAGTCAGAGAGCTCTCAAGCAATTGAAACCGATGATGAAAGAACCAACCGTCCCCGTGGCGTTAAGGCATCAAAAGCTAATGGGAAGAAGGCAATGGTTGATGGCAAGGATTTTGCTAAGTTCCAGACGATGTGGACGATCAAGAAGCAGGATTTGGAGATAAAGGAAAGGCTGTCCAAGATGAAGCTACTGGACAGTCTCCTTGGAAAACAAGAACCGCTACAAGATTATGAGGAAGCGCTGAAGAAGAAACTCATAACTGAGTTGATGTCTAATTAG